The following proteins come from a genomic window of Macadamia integrifolia cultivar HAES 741 chromosome 14, SCU_Mint_v3, whole genome shotgun sequence:
- the LOC122060871 gene encoding type IV inositol polyphosphate 5-phosphatase 9-like, giving the protein MIMEGKQGEVIWPRLVVNKILRRGFGSNNFVADFPNNTETMQEIPISSDNQEPLNLKNTASSDQKDVHKYKLFASTWNVGGAAPPENLNLEYLLDTQKNPCDIYVLGFQEIVTLSAGNVLGSENSRNSMKWNSLIREALNKEVPTSDNTKEPDVPSDFQCIISKQMVGIFISVWIRSDTREYIRNPNVSCVGCGIMGCLGNKGSVSVRFSFHETSFCFVCCHLASGEKEGDEKHRNSNATEILSRTKFPRGPSLDLPRTILDHNRIILLGDLNYRISLPEAMTQSFVEKGDWNSLLENDQLRQELMEGQVFEGWHEGVIQFAPTYKYCPNSNVYYGCGQGKKGEKKRAPAWCDRILWFGKGLRQNQYSRSESMLSDHRPIRAIFTAEVEVLRTSKGIEGIFLSKS; this is encoded by the exons ATGATCATGGAAGGAAAGCAAGGAGAA GTCATCTGGCCTAGACTGGTAGTCAATAAGATCCTGCGGAGGGGATTCGGTAGCAACAATTTTGTTGCAGACTTTCCAAACAATACTGAGACTATGCAAGAAATTCCAATTAGTTCAGATAATCAAGAACCTCTCAACCTCAAGAATACAGCTTCTAGTGATCAGAAAGACGTACATAAGTACAA ATTGTTTGCTAGTACGTGGAATGTCGGTGGAGCTGCACCACCTGAGAATTTGAACTTGGAGTATCTGCTGGACACACAAAAAAATCCTTGTGACATCTATGTTCTTGG GTTCCAAGAAATTGTAACTCTCAGCGCCGGGAATGTTCTAGGCTCTGAAAACAGTAGAAATTCCATGAAATGGAATTCTTTGATTAGAGAAGCACTGAACAAGGAAGTACCCACCTCAGATAATACAAAAGAACCTGATGTTCCAAGTGACTTCCAATGCATCATAAGTAAGCAGATGGTTGGAATATTTATATCAGTTTGGATTAGAAGTGATACCCGGGAGTATATCAGAAACCCAAATGTGTCATGTGTAGGCTGTGGTATCATGGGTTGCCTAGGAAATAAg GGTTCGGTTTCAGTTCGATTTTCCTTTCATGAAACAAGCTTCTGCTTTGTGTGTTGTCATTTAGCTTctggagagaaagaaggagatgaGAAGCATAGAAACTCAAATGCAACAGAGATTTTGTCTAGAACAAAATTTCCTCGTGGTCCTTCTCTTGATTTGCCGAGGACAATTCTTGATCACAA TCGGATAATTTTGCTCGGCGACTTGAACTATAGAATATCCCTCCCTGAGGCAATGACACAATCTTTTGTAGAGAAAGGAGACTGGAATTCATTATTAGAAAATGACCAG TTAAGACAGGAGCTCATGGAGGGACAAGTCTTTGAAGGTTGGCATGAAGGGGTAATCCAATTTGCTCCAACATACAAATATTGTCCTAATTCCAATGTATATTATGGGTGTGGTCAAGGCAAAAAGGGTGAAAAAAAGAGAGCTCCTGCATG GTGTGATCGGATACTTTGGTTTGGGAAGGGGTTGAGGCAAAACCAGTACAGTAGAAGTGAATCAATGTTGTCTGATCATAGACCCATCCGAGCAATTTTTACAGCAGAGGTCGAGGTCCTAAGAACTTCAAAAGGAATTGAAGGGATTTTCTTGTCAAAGAGTTGA